Proteins from one Maniola hyperantus chromosome 25, iAphHyp1.2, whole genome shotgun sequence genomic window:
- the Dhps gene encoding probable deoxyhypusine synthase, which translates to MDVQQKVEKIKSLANDSARSAVLAPSQELPAETPTVAGYDWENGTDYNKILESYARSGFQATNFGRAVTEINKMLKSRSVPLTEDTSDPFEEDIFIKKKTNCTIFLGYTSNMISSGLRETIRFLVKNKLVDCVVTTAGGIEEDLIKCLAPTYVGDFNLSGKMLRMRGINRIGNLLVPNDNYCLFEKWVTPVLDEMLDEQISDGIVWSPSKIITRLGERINDESSVCYWAARNNIPIFSPALTDGSLGDMMYFHSYKRPGLIIDILGDIRRLNTMAVKANNTGMIILGGGLIKHHINNANLMRNGADYAVYINTASEFDGSDSGARPDEAVSWGKIRPNATPVKLYADATLVLPLLVAQTFAKYHFSSKKNV; encoded by the coding sequence atggATGTCCAACAAAAAGTCGAGAAGATAAAATCTTTGGCTAATGATTCGGCACGAAGTGCTGTTCTAGCTCCAAGTCAAGAGCTTCCAGCGGAGACTCCAACTGTAGCTGGATACGATTGGGAGAATGGAACAGATTACAACAAGATTTTAGAGAGTTACGCTAGATCAGGATTCCAAGCGACAAATTTTGGAAGAGCTGTGACTGAAATCAATAAAATGCTCAAAAGTCGCTCCGTACCTTTGACCGAAGATACCAGCGACCCTTTCGAAGAAGATATCTTTATCAAGAAGAAAACTAATTGCACTATTTTCTTAGGTTACACCTCTAACATGATTTCCTCTGGTCTAAGAGAAACTATACGGTTTTTAGTCAAGAATAAACTTGTGGACTGTGTAGTGACTACAGCGGGTGGTATTGAAGAGGATTTGATCAAATGTCTCGCACCTACCTATGTAGGTGACTTCAATTTGAGTGGAAAAATGTTGAGAATGCGCGGAATTAATAGAATCGGTAACTTATTAGTTCCTAACGATAATTATTGCTTATTTGAGAAATGGGTTACTCCAGTACTAGACGAAATGTTGGACGAGCAAATCAGTGATGGTATAGTTTGGTCACCGTCAAAAATAATCACTCGTTTGGGAGAGAGAATTAATGATGAAAGTTCCGTTTGTTATTGGGCTGCGCGGAACAACATACCGATCTTTAGTCCTGCGTTAACAGATGGATCCTTGGGTGATATGATGTATTTTCATTCATACAAACGTCCAGGTCTAATCATTGATATATTAGGTGATATACGTAGGTTGAATACAATGGCTGTTAAAGCTAATAATACCGGAATGATTATATTAGGAGGTGGTCTTATAAAACATCATATAAATAATGCAAATTTAATGAGAAACGGTGCTGATTATGCTGTATATATTAATACAGCCAGTGAATTTGATGGCAGTGATTCCGGAGCTAGACCTGATGAAGCGGTGTCTTGGGGAAAAATACGTCCTAATGCAACACCAGTCAAGTTATATGCAGATGCAACCCTGGTTCTGCCATTGTTAGTCGCTCAGACTTTTGCTAAGTATCATTTTAGcagtaaaaaaaatgtgtag